The sequence below is a genomic window from Rattus rattus isolate New Zealand chromosome 3, Rrattus_CSIRO_v1, whole genome shotgun sequence.
GTGAGCTTGTCTGGTCCTGAAGAGCACCCGCACCCCTGTCCCAACCACTATTAACCAGAGTTTTAACAGTGTAGGCAGCAATAGAACTAATATTAACATTACAGACTTTCGTTCACATTCCTTTTTTTTGGTTCACATTCCTTTTATTGTAGGTGATGCTATGTAGATTTCCTCAAACTTTTGAGGTTATATAATCATATATGAAATAGATCGGAtcaatttttcataaatatgCAGCTAACTGTGCAGATGAGACGAATGATTACTATAGTAAAATGAACTATTTGATCTTCCTGTGAGCCTACAAAGACTTGATAACTTACAGGaagctacacacagagaagatgCAGGGAACAGACACATAACTGGCAACTGAGGACAGCTCGGGGTCTGACTACTTACTTTGTCATTAAGCCTGGAGAAGTCAGTGTATCTTCTGAAAACTACCCAGCTTTCTTCTGGACTTTTCTTTACTAGGATTTTATATacctagaaagagagaaaggaagagagataggCAAAGGATattgagagaagggagagggagaaggggggtgggcagagaaaggaagaaatcaaacatTTGTAGAAAACTACTTGATATATCAAGCAACTTTATGCAAGAAATACAAAATCATTTAGAGAATCAAATGTATGGATATGacagcaaaataattttttaaagtatgaccaAGACAAAacaccacagcacatgtgtggaggtcagagagcaacacTGAGGAACTGTTCACTGGTTCTACCACTTGGGCCTTGGGAATGAACTAAGGTCacgaggcttggcagcaagcacttttactcactgagccaacACCAGCTCAGATCTATGTCAGAGCAGCACCAACTTGGAGCTTAAGCTTCAACATAGGAATCTAGGCAGACACAAGCATTCATGCCCTAGCATACTGTTAATgagaatgctttctttcatacaATGGGTAGGTGAGTGTAAAGAAATGCCATCAAGTTTTAACTGGTAAAATGTCTCTTCCCATCTCAACAGTATGGTAACTACATCCTGTATAATAGATTGTGGTTTTCAAAAATCATGTCAACAGTTTTTCTTGGAGGGCCTCTCCTCCAGGCATCCGTTAATGGCATGAAGCAGTGGAATAAACATAAAAACTTTagttcaagaaaatgaaaaaccaaactCTTTGATTTAATGTGACTTTAGCAAGGTTAATGATAAACACATACAAGTCAACGTGCATAAGCACATATTATTAAAGTATTTAAACAAAGCTGGGAATGGTGACCCATGCCTAagcccaacacttaggaggcagagacaggcagatctttatgagttcaaggctagcttgatcaaaacagtgaattccaggaacGGCCAGgaaggactacatagagaaaccctgtctttaaataccaaaaaacaaacaaacaaaaaaacccaaaccaaccaaacaaaaaaacccaataaaaacaaaaacaaaataaaaccaaacccccaaatattaaagctggatggatttgaaaaaaattaggtAAGAAGTGGAAAACAAGTAAATGCAGACCTCTTCcatgaatatcaaatggctatACCAGACAGAAATCTGACCACAAGGCTGCTGCATGGACAACACAGGGCGTGATCAGGAGGAATCTGAGACAAATATCGATGGGTTCATCAGACACTTGAGGACAGTACTGTGAAGATGATTAGCTGGTTTACGGACATCACAAATCTCAGTGCATAAGGAAAACAGAGCAGGCTGTCCTGAGAAGCAACAGTATTGCGTATCAACATCTATCAATGTGGAACACAGAAGATTCACCTTCATGATACGTCATAGGAAACACTGGAAAGGAAGGCTTTTAGTTATTTGAGTGCCTGATTGAGTGATttcacagaaaaatagaaatagatgcgTCTCTCATCGCAGCGCAGACCTAGGAACCACTTCTGGATGGTCTGCAGATATAAATGTTAAAGTTTATAACAAAACAACTTTTAGACAAAAACATGGGCAACATCTTTACAGCATTATAGGAGGCAAAGACTGTAGAGAAGTGCAGCCAGACCGGGGTTCAGAACACAAAAAACGGCAAAATGGAGAATGTGCGAGAGAATATCCAAATAGCCACAAAGGTTTGAGTGTTTAATGTAACAGTCATTAAGAAAACTCACATTGTGTATAAAGTAGAAAACATACAGtaagaaggtaggaaggaaggaaggaaaaaggcaaCACATGAGGGAGGTATGGAGTGAGTGGAAATCCTACACTGCAGTGGTTCCCCACAGAGCACGGCTCACCAGTATTTTCCAAGCTGGGCTATGGAACTAACAACTTTACTCTAAGTAGACTGTAAATGGAAATGTGTCTATGTACTTCCCACACGATCGGTACAAAATGATCACTGTAGCACTGTCAGAAAGAACCTCAAAAAACAAGTACTGCCAACAATAAAAATGAGCTACCTAAATTTATTCAAGATTAAGGGTGACTTTCATAAATAGGATACCAAAACAAAAGTGGATCCCAAAGGCTCTGAAGTACAGGCTTTCCTTAATCAGCACACATAAGCGCACTAGTAAACCAACCTTTTGCTTGTTACTGCTGTGCAGCAGAAGCTAATACTTACAGTAAATTTGGCACGCTCTTCCATAACTTCATAACCCAGAATTGTAGGTGTTGAGGGTCTATCTTCCCAATTCAGTGCATCAGGGTGCTGTTCTTCAGTGTCTCTTGGTCTAGCAGAATATTCAATGGACGAATCTGTACCTGTAAATTTAGTCCTAATGAGAGGACTGCCGCAGACTGATGACGCGCTGTCCATCTGATCCTGGACATTCGTGTGCTTACAAGTGCCCACACTTGAGTCTTCTAGCTGGCCTTTGGAAGAGTTTGAGCTTGTTGACACACTGCCAAAGGAAGAGCTCCTCTGATTTCTGCTGTTTGTAAAGCTGGAAGCAGAGTTTCCGATTGGCATCGGAACTGGGACATAAGGGGTTGCCATCTTCTTTGGTCTTGGCAACAAACTTGTACACCTTTAAGTCCAAATACTTAAAGAACAACTGAGATGCAGttcattgttttcttctcagGAATTCACTATCTAAAAATGAGAAGGACACATTGAAGGATTACTCTTCAATCCAGAACTcaatccaaaagaaaacaaagtgcttCTCTTAATTTGTGACACTCAAATACTTATGAAGACATATAGCTAACACCATCCTTTAATCTGATTTATCTCTGTGAACTCTTTTTAACATGGTAAAGAGAACAAACTTATTTTACCTCTCTTTTCTTGACCCTCATGGTatacatcatctttttttttttgtctactttccttcagtttttgcaatattcattttaaatggaCTCAGTCCCAACATACATACAAACCTATTTCCtgtccactcccacccccaaaaaaaaagaaaaagaaaaaagaagagaagtttTGTCGTTCTGGTACTACTATACATAACACGGgaacataagaagaaaaaaagagtcattcattttacctttttttacAATTACTGAAACTCCCAAGGATTTACACAGGCTAATCACAGTCAGTCAGAAGTTTAGATTATTATTAAGGAATGCCCTTTTATTTTGATTGAGGCTTACAAATGCTATGCATGTATTCTAAACCTTTCCTTAAAAAATATGAATCTTTAGACAGAGCCTCACTACCTTACCTAGTTGCTGCCTGTGAACTTGCTAAGCAGCCCAGGTAGGCTCGAACTTTTGATCTTGCTGAACCCTCCAGAGATGCTGGGATACACACCTGCACTACCAAGCCAACAACAACTATTTTGaaagtaacattttttaaaacttagaatcaaatatatttcaaaagtaaacttgatcaagttaatgaaaaaaaagtgTGGGGGGAATATCGGGTTTACAGTCAATgaaattaaatgattaaaatttttgCTTTAGCTTCTATATTATTAATTCTCAATAACCTAAGGTCTAAATGATGGATATACTTTATGTCAGAATAATTTTGTAGAATAAAGAAGTAATAATTTACCATTACTTCCTTAATAAGTAATAAACTCAAATTTTACGTACTGACCAGGAGAAATGACAGGTCTACTTATACACAGCAACAGGGGATCAGTCTAACTTTATTTACTCTTAGCAAGCTGTCTCCTCAGGACGTGGGAAGACGCTGAAACAGGGTGTGTGACCTCACGCGGTCAGTACAACCTTCCTTTTGGTCGAACGTTCAAGAAACCTGAGCTGCAGATTCACCCCTTGGGTTCTTCCTGACTCCCTCGCCCATAAAGAATAACTGAGCAGCAGGACTCTCTTAGTTCCCAGCGCTGGCCTCTGACATCTGCCACCTGAGGCCCCCGGCAGCCAAGGGCGGCCTAGGTGTGCGCCCCGGGGCTCCCACCCGCGGGAGCTGCTGGCCAAGCCTGCGGAGGGCGTGTCGCGTTCTTCGGGGGCGCCTGACGTCTGTCCCCAGGAGGATGCTCCCGCGCTACCTGTGAGATGGGTGACAGCATGGTGGTGGAACGCAGGCCCAGGGGACCAGGCAGGGAGATGTGGTCGGCGCGGGCCGCGACCCCTCAGGCCGGGCTCGGGCGCCTCCAGTCCTCCCGGGCGACCGCAGGTCAGGCGCGGCCAGGGGTGCGGCGGGGTCCGGGTTCCCTTCGCGTCCCCGCAACCTCCCGCGCGCCCGCCGTCTAGGCGGCAGGTGGCCCCGCGTCCTACCTTGGCGCGCTCCGCGACCCCGCGCTGTCGAGTGGAGGAAGGCGGCTCCTCTTCGACTACGGCCGGTCCCGTCCTGCCGGGGCACTCGGACTCCTCACGTGACCCTCCGCTGGAGACGAGCCACTCTGTGCCTCGGCACAGCCACCCAGGCAGGTTCCCGCGAACCCGAGGGAAGAGACCGCCTGAagtgggagggggggggaggtatGCCGCTCCAGGAAGTGACGTCACACCACGGCGCCGCCCCCGGAGGCTCACACTAGAATTGTTGGTCCCTGTCTCCGCAGTGGCCCGAACAAATCTAAGTCCGTCACAGGGAATCGACagttttttttctcccacagaCTTTATTACTAAAAATGAGTTTCTGAGAAATGTGTCTACAATATCTAGTTTGCCAAGTAGGTGACGAGAAGACTTCAATTCCCAGGAAGCACTTTGTGTAACGTAGGCTCAAGCTTGAGCTTTGCATCATGGGACTTGTAGTTATCATTGGTTTGAGGCTCTAGAAGGTTAGTCATTTCCCATAATTAGCCTCACTTTGATGGATTGAAAACTGATTTGAATAGGCAGAAtactattttattgtatattcgTCCCTGTTATCTAGGACTATGGTAAAGATTCCTGAATTTCTCAGTAATTTATCCCAAGTGAAAACAGTATTAGGCTGCTTTGATTTGCTCATTTGAAAACTTATAATGTTTCAGCAACACTATTATTTAATGGTTATGTATCAAAGTTTACAGAAACATTTATCAGTACAATTTGGCAGTCTGATTTAAAGATTATTCCATGATTTCTAAGGCTTTTAAGCAATACCAAGAAGAGGAAAATTGAGAGTGGTGATTCCAAAATGATTAAATAGTTTTTGACATAGGTTTAGCTTTTATTGGAGAAGTAAGTATGGgtgagacagaagacagaaaggaagaaattcaaTGAGTAATATCAttgaataaaaggaagaaaaaagtgaagTCAAGAAAGTTGAGCCTTGGAATATTTTCCTTAATATGGATAGGGCTAGAGGGGCCAAGGAAAGAAAACGTTCAAGGAATAAGGGTGTCCAGGGACCTTAATTTGGAGAAGGATGATGATCTTGTAAAGGATGTTGGAATTGTTCAagagtaatcttttttttttacagattatTGAATGGAGCATAAcagaatatacatacacacttatatatgtgtatatatcgcATATTTTCTGGCATTGACAAATGGCTAGTTTTACTTTCAGGAAATAGTTAAAAAGGAAGACCACTCTGCATGCTGTTAGATAAGAGCTACTGCCTTATCACGGTCTGTATATACTGGCCAATTTCTACTTACAGAACTTTTACTTTACACACTATATAGTGTCTCACACTtgaactgatatatatatatatatatatatatatatatatagttatcaCTGGTTTGAGGCTCTAGAAGGTGAGagtatgtatataggtatatagtgtgtgtatttatgtatgtacaatAAGAGGGCATTCGAGCGCACCCAGGGTATTGTTAAAGAAGATGTATGGCTTTTATCAGCCTGAGGTGATAGTGGGGTGAGGGGGAAGAGATGTAAAATCTACAGCAGAAAAGAGGTAGAAATGGGAAGGAATATTTCCCCCTCCTAAGGAATTGCTCTATCTTCTGTACATTTGGCTTTTCTGGTGGCTAGGTTTATATATCTCTTTACACACAGTTTTTATTAAACTGGGTTTTTTTTCAAGCAGCATATTTGATCCAACTTGTGTCCAACAGGAGCTCTTTCCAAAGAATTAAAATGGCAGTGGGACCGAGCAAAGGCATAAGATTGATGTCACAGAAACTAATGTCATAGGAGTATCTGTGGTGAGAAGTCCCCAAAAGCCCCACTGCTAATTTCTCTAAGACTGAtcaattcttcctcccttcttgaCTTTCCCTGGATTCATTATTTCAACATGTTAGCTTTTTGCCTAAATCTGGTCAAAGACTGTGTTTTAGTGTAAAACCAAAAGTGCAAGTAACACAGGCAAACTGAAAATGAGCAGTGAACCCTAAGAAAAGTCTTACGATTATTTAAATTGGGCTGAagagtggctcagtggataaagcacttgctggGCAAGAGTGGgggccagagttcagttccccaaTACCCACAGAGAACAATCGGGagtctgtgcgtgtgcgtgtgcgtgttcgtgcatgtgtgtgtgtttaatcccagttcttgggaggtgGATACAGTGGATCTCTGGCTCCTAGACTAGCTGTATTAGTTCCAGGTTCAATGACagaccttgcctcagaaaataaagaacaatgaAGGATAAGGGGTGATACCTGCCCAATTTGCATACAAGTATACAAGCATGTACCACAGATGTGTGAGCACTCATGTAAGCATGCagaccacacagaaacacatacagataatAAAGTGTGGTAGTTCATAAGGGAACATTATTAGTTTATCGCTTCGAAAACTCTGTACAGAAATATGATGTTTATAATATAGGAAGACAATTACTCAGTAATTTATAACtaaaaatgaacatgaaataaccccattaaatttaaaaataattaattctgGGATTTGTGCTTGCTCTCCATAGGGGGTGTTCCTGTAGTCTTGCTATTTAGGATCTGTACTCATGCGTTCTATTTTCTCACTGCCATGACCTTGGGAATCTAGAGAAAAAACCATAGGTGATCTCGTTCCAGAGATCTGAGAGGTCAGCAAAGCAGCAGCATGGCAACCTGATGCTTGGATCAGGCACCGTGGATGTGATGTGCAACCTCTCCAGCTTCTCACATTCAGAGCAAGAGTCTTTTGGTATGTGTAAGGCGCTGTGGAACTCCTACTGGGAAAAACTCTTCCTGCAAGTCAGATTCAGAGTCCTAGACCCCGAGAGGATGAATGCGATCCATGAGGAGAAGCCCCAGTTTTGTTGAGATGGATCCCGACTATTTTCTTGAGCACTGAGAGCCAATCCaaacttcctccttctccctggtGCAGCTACACGCTATCCTTTCCTAGCTGTCTTTGATGTTCTTTCTGCTACATTTTTAACTAGCATCTGACACTTGGGGACTTTCTGTGGAGTTTATGTATGAGGAAGGCTGCTCGGGCCTTTAGGGCTTAGCAGGAATTGTTAAAGGAAGGAGGCTGGCCTCTCTGCTCATAGTAAAAACcttgagagaagacacacagtaCAGTGAGGGGTGTGGAGGGAAGGTTAGGGGACAGCCTGATGGAACTGAAAGGTGGTTTTAGGGTGAAACTGGACATAGAGACAAGCTTCTGATTGTCTTTTAGACTACGTCGATCATGATCTTATCAGTAATACCTTCCTGCTCACTCTCTGGAATCAAGGAAGCCACCCTCTATAGCCTATTGTTCTTGGTTTGTGAATGGAAACTGATCTGGTCTTGTATCCTTGGTGCTTCCTTCTTCAATCTCAGGAGCTGGGTTATGTATGCATTAGGTATCTATCTGCCCACAGCCTGTAACACCAAATAAGGTCTCCCATAATTAAATCAGATTTAAATAGCTGGGCCTTTATACAGTTCACATTGCCACAAGATCGTTTTAGATATTTGTACTTTCTGGTTCTGATCTGCAAAACAAAATACCTTTTTGAGACCTGTAAGCTCCTTCATGAAGTTTATATCACCCACATAGCAATCAGTTAGGAAATCAATGAATCAGCTACTTCCTGGGGACCTGCCATAGGAGAACGCACCAGGAAGTCCAACTGTAGCCATCCGTCATTTGCTGCTCTGAGTGCTCACGCTTTTCTCTCCTTATAGGATTTGCTGACTCTTTGGCCTGCGATTTTTCTGTCTCCTTACATCAGTGCTCACATTCCTTTTGACAACCCCCTGGGTGGGTTGTCAACTCTTGTCTCATCAGataagatttctctgtgtctgctttTTGGGACCAGAAAGGAAGCACCTTGAGGCCAAGAAAGGTGGTCTTTTCCCTCCATTGCTCAACAGAACCTCTGGTTAAGTTTGGTAGGGCCAAGTtgagcaaataaatgaatgaaaatgagtgAATacaattttagtgtttttttttttctggttagcGATTCCAACACCCACACCTCTTCAGTGGAATTTTGTTTTGCAGAAACATGGAAGCCATGAGAACAAAAGCAGAGAGATTGTGGCTGAGGGGAATAATGAATCTAGTCATTCCTGAGAGCAGTCGGTAAGCCACAGCATGGGCCAGG
It includes:
- the Snx16 gene encoding sorting nexin-16 isoform X2, whose protein sequence is MATPYVPVPMPIGNSASSFTNSRNQRSSSFGSVSTSSNSSKGQLEDSSVGTCKHTNVQDQMDSASSVCGSPLIRTKFTGTDSSIEYSARPRDTEEQHPDALNWEDRPSTPTILGYEVMEERAKFTVYKILVKKSPEESWVVFRRYTDFSRLNDKLKEMFPGFRLALPPKRWFKDNYNADFLEDRQLGLQAFLQNLVAHKDIANCLAVREFLCLDDPPGPFDSLEESRAFCETLEETNYHLQRELLEKQKEVESLKKLLGEKQLHIDALETRIRADHKPHFNSREAGSAIADIEVAQLAYNAEDD